The genomic DNA TATGTCGGACGGCTCCGGCGGAAACGGTCGCGAAGGCGTTGGTGAGAGGGGTTCCGGGCGTGCCGACGGCTCCCCGCCCGCCCCCCACGGACTGCTCGTGGAAGTCTCTGATCCGCTTCCGGATCCACCCACCGAACGCAGTGCGGGCCCCGAGGACGAAGGGGGCAGGGGACTGCAGCTCGTGGCTTGTTCCGCCTGCCGCTGGGGGACCCGGCGCGGAAAGACCGGCAAGACGGTGTGGTTCGAGCTGGCTCTCCCTGGTTAGGAGAGGGGAGGGACGCACAGCGATCACCGGAGGTCGGGCAGCACCTGGCTGAAAGGGACTGAGACCTTGCTGTGATCGTGAACGCCGTGTCGGACGGGGCCGTAGTGCTGAATACTGCGGGCAGGACCGGTCCGGTGTGTGAGCTGGAGGGGACGGTCGCGTGAGCGAAATACCTGGGACAGCGGGCGGCATCGTGTGGCAGAGCAGCCCGCCTGGCTCGATCTATGACTACATCAGGGTCGCCTCCTTCTCGATCGGACCCGACGGGTTGATCGAGCAGTGGAGCCGGCGGGCCGCCGGTCTGTTCGGCATGGCCTCGCACGAGGCGGTCGGCAGGGACCCGGTCGACGCGTTCATGCCCGCCGAGCTGCGCTCGGAGGGGCATCGGCGGGTCGGCGAGATCCTCGACGGCAAGGAGTGGACGGGCCTCGTCCCGTTCCGGATGCCGGGCGAGGGCGGTGCGCACGGGCTCGCCGAGATCTATGTCATGCCGAGTCTGACGGCGGAGGGCGAACGGGCCGCGCTCTGTATCGTCGTGGACGTACGGGCGCTGCGCCGCATCGAGACGGACCTCGCTGCCTCACAGGCCATATTCGGCCAATCCCCCTTCGCCTTTGTGCTGTTCGGCACGGACTTCACCGTCGTACGGGCCAACCAGCGGTTCGCGACGGTCTTCGGCGGAGCCGCGGACGACCACCGGGGCCGCACGGTGGACGACTACCTGGCCCGGCCCGAGGCCGAACGGCTCTCGGCCACCCTCAAGCGGGTCCTGGACACCGGCGAATCCGTCACCGACCTCCAGCTGATCGGTACCGCACCGGGAGAATCCGGCCGTCGGCACTGGTCCATGAACCTCTACCGGGTGCACAGCGGATCGGGTCGGCCCGTGGGGATCGCCGGACTGGCCACCGATGTCACCCGCCGGCACATAGCCGCCCGCGAGGCGGCCAGCGCCCGGCGCAATCTCGCCATTCTCAACGAGGCGAGTGTCCGGATCGGGAACTCACTGGACCTGGAGACCACCGCCCGCGAACTCCTCGACGTCGCCGTCCCCGGCTTCTGCGACCTCGCCTCCGTCGACCTGTACCAGGGGCTGCTCTCCGGCGAGGAGGCCCCGCCCGGCAGCTGGGGCTCACCGCACGGCGAGTCCGGCGGCTCGGCCGAACTGCGCAGGGTGGCCCATGCGAGCGCCGTCGCCGACGCGATGCCCACCGCCGCGGCCGGACCCGGCATCGCGTCCGGCACCGAGTGCGGCACCGGGGCGGACGGCCCGCCGCCCGCACTCGGCTCGGTCCACCGCTTCCCCTTCGGCTCCCCCCGCGCCGTCGCCCTGCGCACCGGCCACGTCGAGGATGTCCCCGGCGACGGCCTCGGCTTCGTCCAGTCGACGCTCGCCGTGCCGATGGTCGCCCACGACACCGTCGTCGGCCTCGTCCAGTTCTCCCGCACGAAGGGCAGCGAACCCTTCGGGGAGCGGGACCGGGTACTGGCCACCGAACTCGCCGCCCGCGCCGCCGTCTGCATCGACAACGCACGCCTCTACCGCCGCGAGCACGAGCGCGCGCTGATCCTCCAGCGCAGCCTCCTCCCGCCCGGCGACCCGGAGGCCGCGGGGCTGGACATCGCCTGCCGCTATCTGCCCGGCAACACCGCCACCGAGGTCGGCGGCGACTGGTTCGACGTGATCGAGCTGCCCGGACACCGCACGGCCCTGGTCGTCGGGGACGTCATGGGCCGCGGGCTCCGGGCCGCCGTCGCCATGGGCGAACTCCGCACCGCGGTGCGCACCCTGGCCCTGCTCGACCTGGAACCCGCCGAGGTGCTCGCCGCCCTGGACGAGGTCGCCCGGGGCCTCGGCACCCCCGGCACCTCGGGATCCGGCCGGGGCGGAGGCGCCCAGTGGCCCTCCCGGGCCGCGCACAAGTCCCGTGAGGCGGATCTGTCCGAGGTCTACCTGGCGACCTGCGTCTACGCCGTCTACGACCCGGTCACCCGACGGGCCACCTTCGCCAACGCGGGCCACCTCCCCCCGGTCGTGGCCGAGCCGGGCCGGCCCGCCGCGATGCTCGACGTCCCGCCCGGGATGCCGCTGGGCGTCGGCGGCGAGCCCTTCGAGGAGGTCGAGGTGGAGCTGAAGGAAGGCGCCCTGCTCGCCCTCTACACGGACGGCCTGGTCGAATCCCGGGACCATCCGCTCGACGAGGGACTCCAGGCGTTCCGTGAGGCCCTCACCGCGCCGGGCCAGGCGCTGGAAGACGTCTGCGACCACGTCCTGAGCACCCTGGACACCCGGCACGGCGAGGACGACATCGCCCTGCTGATGGCCCGTATCCAGGGGCTCCCGGTGGACGCGGTCGGCGACTGGCGGCTGCCTCCCGAGCCCCGCTCCGTGGGCCGCGCCCGTGAACTGGCCCGCTCCCAGCTGCTCGCCTGGGACCTCGACGACCTGGTCGACACGACCGAACTCCTCGTCAGCGAACTGGTCACCAACGCCCTGCGCTACGGCGAGGGCGAGATCCGGGTCAGGCTGCTGCGCGACCGTACGCTGGTGTGCGAGGTATGGGACGCGGGGCTGGTCCAGCCCCGGCGGCGCCGCGCCCGTGACACCGACGAGGGCGGGCGCGGACTGCAGCTCGTCGGACTGCTCAGCGCCGCCTGGGGGTCCCGGCGGACCCCGCGCGGCAAGACCGTCTGGTTCGAACTGCCCCTGCCCGACGGCGAACGGCCCGCC from Streptomyces sp. NBC_00654 includes the following:
- a CDS encoding SpoIIE family protein phosphatase, translated to MWQSSPPGSIYDYIRVASFSIGPDGLIEQWSRRAAGLFGMASHEAVGRDPVDAFMPAELRSEGHRRVGEILDGKEWTGLVPFRMPGEGGAHGLAEIYVMPSLTAEGERAALCIVVDVRALRRIETDLAASQAIFGQSPFAFVLFGTDFTVVRANQRFATVFGGAADDHRGRTVDDYLARPEAERLSATLKRVLDTGESVTDLQLIGTAPGESGRRHWSMNLYRVHSGSGRPVGIAGLATDVTRRHIAAREAASARRNLAILNEASVRIGNSLDLETTARELLDVAVPGFCDLASVDLYQGLLSGEEAPPGSWGSPHGESGGSAELRRVAHASAVADAMPTAAAGPGIASGTECGTGADGPPPALGSVHRFPFGSPRAVALRTGHVEDVPGDGLGFVQSTLAVPMVAHDTVVGLVQFSRTKGSEPFGERDRVLATELAARAAVCIDNARLYRREHERALILQRSLLPPGDPEAAGLDIACRYLPGNTATEVGGDWFDVIELPGHRTALVVGDVMGRGLRAAVAMGELRTAVRTLALLDLEPAEVLAALDEVARGLGTPGTSGSGRGGGAQWPSRAAHKSREADLSEVYLATCVYAVYDPVTRRATFANAGHLPPVVAEPGRPAAMLDVPPGMPLGVGGEPFEEVEVELKEGALLALYTDGLVESRDHPLDEGLQAFREALTAPGQALEDVCDHVLSTLDTRHGEDDIALLMARIQGLPVDAVGDWRLPPEPRSVGRARELARSQLLAWDLDDLVDTTELLVSELVTNALRYGEGEIRVRLLRDRTLVCEVWDAGLVQPRRRRARDTDEGGRGLQLVGLLSAAWGSRRTPRGKTVWFELPLPDGERPAELSVEQLLSMY
- a CDS encoding ATP-binding protein, which encodes MIGVIDTEDDCAEWTFPAAPGSVRSARHAVRDALRTWGLDAAFGDVTVLLVSELVTNSLRYASGPIGVRLVRPYPDGEAGGAIGGAAGMSDGSGGNGREGVGERGSGRADGSPPAPHGLLVEVSDPLPDPPTERSAGPEDEGGRGLQLVACSACRWGTRRGKTGKTVWFELALPG